The Sphingobium herbicidovorans nucleotide sequence TGGCGGGCCGGGAGCGCATGGGCAAGGAAATGGCGGGCATGGCGAAAAGCCTTGAGCGCGATCCGCAAGTGGAATCGGTGCTGCGCGGCCGCACCCGCGAGCTGGGGTTTGAAATGGACATGAGCCGAGGCAGATCAGTTAGCGCCGAGCTGACCCAGCAGCTCGGCATCGGCCGTGATCGCGGCCTTAGCCGGTAAGGAGAGGTTGATGGACGAGGACGATTATCGCGACGAGACCAGCGACGATCCGGCGCGAGCGTTCGAGCGATTGCGCGGCGAGGTGTCGCTGCTCCGTAGCGCTATAGAGGGGCTGACCGCCGCGCGCGAGTCCATCGACATTCCCGATTACGAGCCGACGCTGGCCCGCACAGAGAAGGTGCTGGCAGTGCTGGCGCAGCAGATCGACGGCGTGCGCAAGAGCCCGGCGATGACGCTCACCCCGGAAAATATGGGGAGCCGTTTAAACGCTTCCGTCATGGAGACGGTGAACACGCTTCGTGCCCAAGCCCAGGCGTCGAAAATGGCGCTGGACGGGACGGTGGGCGAGCTACGCGGCCTGGTGCTGTCGGCGCACACCGCCCGCGAGCAGAACCGATGGCTGTTTATCATCGGCGGCGTCGGAATCTTGCTGGGGCTGTTGCTCTATGCGACGTTTGCCGGCCCGGTCGCGCATCTCGCGCCGGCGAGCTGGCAATGGCCCGAGAGCATGGCGGCTCGTGTTTTGGACGAGCCGACGCCGTGGGATGCTGGCACGCATCTGATGCAGCGTGCATCGCCGGCGAGCTGGGAGATGATCGTCGCGGCCGATCCACTCGCCGATGGCAACCGCGAGGCGATCCAGGCATGTCGCGAAGCTGCGACGAAGGCGAAAAAGCCGGTGCGCTGCACGATCGAGATCAAAGCCGAGCACTGATGGATCATGCGCGGCGCTGATCCGGAAATTGTCGCGATATGGATCAAGGGATGGACGACCGCGCGGGAGACCGCGCCTCCCGTTCCCGATCATGGCGGCTTTCGGGTCGATGTGGGCTGGCCGCAACAGAAGGCCCGCTATGTCTTTGCCGCCTTGTCTCCGGCGATCGGAGAGCTGGCGCGGGCGATCAACGAACCGTGGATATTCCTGAAGGCGTGTGCCCCTCCTGATGCCATGCAAGCGATGCTGCCGTCTCAGTGGATCATACAGCGCCCCGGTCACATGATGACGTGCGCGGGACCGATGGCGGGCGATTCCGCGCTTCCCGGAGGCTATGTGTTTGATGTGACCAAGGGTGCGATTTCGGGTGTGCGCGCGTTCGACCCAGCGGGCAACGAAGCGACGATCGGCCGCGTCGTGGTGGTGGACGGTTTCGCGATCTACGACCGGATCGAGACGCGGCC carries:
- a CDS encoding DUF6118 family protein, coding for MDEDDYRDETSDDPARAFERLRGEVSLLRSAIEGLTAARESIDIPDYEPTLARTEKVLAVLAQQIDGVRKSPAMTLTPENMGSRLNASVMETVNTLRAQAQASKMALDGTVGELRGLVLSAHTAREQNRWLFIIGGVGILLGLLLYATFAGPVAHLAPASWQWPESMAARVLDEPTPWDAGTHLMQRASPASWEMIVAADPLADGNREAIQACREAATKAKKPVRCTIEIKAEH
- a CDS encoding GNAT family N-acetyltransferase, encoding MRGADPEIVAIWIKGWTTARETAPPVPDHGGFRVDVGWPQQKARYVFAALSPAIGELARAINEPWIFLKACAPPDAMQAMLPSQWIIQRPGHMMTCAGPMAGDSALPGGYVFDVTKGAISGVRAFDPAGNEATIGRVVVVDGFAIYDRIETRPEHRGRGLARAVMMKLEAIGREKGAVRGVLVATPDGRALYEGLGWELHSPYTTAVIPEV